From a region of the Paenibacillus lutimineralis genome:
- a CDS encoding S-layer homology domain-containing protein, translated as MDKKIASRLQWAKPIRSKGGILTIAAAAAVFMTTILSANAAYAKHDVNEHVQQHTRTEIVQKMKEYVSVRTDEEYLWKEAYEEKPVISSPYSPGKLQEAYILEGVKAVNWVRYLAGLPDDIEADLTLGDQQQAAALLNAIHGELNHYPAQPQGMSASLYSLGANGAKSSNIAYGADNFMEAVVDLYMADSSTGNIDRVGHRRWILNPSMKKTMFGAALGQSGTHEVAYSNMYSFDKSRPAGEVTYEYIAWPAAGQFPLEVWHDKDPWSISLNPDIYDNTKTSSVTVKMTRQSDGKVWNFSADDRDKAGKYFTVNKGGYGIPYCIIFRPDLAMEYKAEDQFHVEVTGLYGKASGKQLSLSYDTQFFKAKQETEQPIEQPTSPTVNTVQISPWAKEDYLKLSEHSLLDGLEGNNHASQINRKEFTYIAFNLYKYKTSYEMQGIVSPFSDIDQARISHAAKLGLIQGTAEGQFSPEKKLTRQEAVVVLMNLYKKLGGDAVTVKGTSSVFADDAGITSWAKQDAYAAYQLGLIQGMGKNQFRPKDNLTKEQAYVMLAKLLDK; from the coding sequence ATGGACAAGAAGATCGCATCCCGGCTGCAATGGGCGAAGCCAATCAGAAGTAAAGGAGGGATATTAACGATCGCTGCAGCTGCAGCTGTATTTATGACAACGATTCTATCTGCTAACGCTGCTTATGCCAAGCATGATGTAAATGAGCATGTACAGCAGCATACGCGTACGGAGATCGTGCAGAAGATGAAGGAGTACGTATCGGTGCGGACCGATGAAGAGTACCTATGGAAAGAGGCTTATGAAGAGAAGCCCGTCATAAGTTCCCCTTATTCTCCGGGGAAGTTGCAGGAAGCATACATATTGGAAGGCGTTAAGGCAGTGAACTGGGTTCGTTATTTGGCTGGTCTTCCAGATGATATCGAAGCGGATCTTACGCTCGGCGATCAGCAGCAGGCAGCAGCATTGCTCAATGCTATACATGGGGAATTGAATCATTATCCAGCACAGCCTCAGGGCATGAGTGCAAGTCTATACAGCCTCGGAGCCAATGGAGCCAAGAGCAGCAATATCGCTTATGGGGCGGATAATTTCATGGAAGCCGTGGTGGATCTATATATGGCCGATTCGAGCACGGGCAATATCGATAGGGTTGGGCATCGACGTTGGATACTCAATCCGAGTATGAAGAAGACGATGTTCGGCGCTGCGTTAGGGCAGTCGGGAACACATGAAGTTGCTTATTCCAATATGTATTCCTTCGATAAGTCTCGGCCTGCAGGAGAAGTCACTTATGAATATATTGCTTGGCCAGCAGCAGGACAGTTCCCGCTTGAAGTATGGCATGACAAGGACCCATGGTCGATCTCGCTGAATCCGGATATTTATGATAATACAAAGACAAGTAGTGTCACGGTTAAAATGACCCGTCAGTCCGATGGCAAGGTATGGAACTTCAGTGCGGATGATCGGGATAAAGCGGGCAAGTATTTTACCGTGAATAAAGGCGGTTACGGGATCCCTTACTGCATTATTTTCCGTCCGGATTTAGCAATGGAATACAAGGCAGAGGATCAGTTCCATGTCGAAGTGACAGGACTCTATGGCAAGGCAAGCGGTAAACAGCTCTCGCTTTCGTACGATACTCAGTTCTTCAAGGCTAAACAGGAGACAGAACAACCGATAGAACAACCAACGAGTCCAACAGTGAATACGGTTCAGATCAGCCCTTGGGCTAAGGAGGATTATCTAAAGCTTAGCGAACATTCGCTGCTGGATGGTCTTGAAGGCAACAATCATGCAAGCCAAATCAACCGTAAGGAGTTTACGTATATCGCCTTTAATTTGTATAAATATAAGACAAGTTATGAAATGCAGGGGATAGTAAGCCCGTTCAGCGATATCGATCAAGCCAGGATCTCTCACGCTGCAAAGCTTGGGCTGATTCAGGGAACTGCTGAAGGACAATTCTCTCCCGAAAAGAAGCTTACCCGTCAGGAAGCGGTCGTCGTGCTGATGAATCTCTATAAGAAGCTTGGCGGTGATGCTGTCACTGTGAAGGGTACAAGCTCAGTCTTTGCAGATGATGCCGGGATTACCTCCTGGGCCAAGCAAGATGCCTATGCCGCGTATCAGCTGGGACTGATTCAAGGAATGGGGAAGAATCAATTTCGCCCGAAAGATAATTTGACCAAGGAACAGGCCTATGTCATGCTGGCTAAATTGCTGGACAAATAA
- a CDS encoding GNAT family N-acetyltransferase: protein MTTNSTAEQIRIIEYDPSYAGALADMWNCSNESWGGGTKLRTEDTVRREMEISSNLHAFLAVDGKEVVGFCSFAHYRHDEGALYVPLLNVRPDYHGYKVGRNLILNAVRKTVEAGWPRLDLFTWAGNTKAVPMYKKCGFFWEKNDDYVHLMNFIPTILQTEALAPYFEELDWYADSTRELVIEPDGRRERGFDFFEYTWGKGDLFVRAEFEKSGRGLTALDTPDYAISTEIDDHDLVFGSAYKVCYRIKNRSASELAIEINGQDDKSIRFALTAAQTIAPGETVIVEGEFELIPVQEEQNDKKTHPVVMSQWIIGGKRAEFRIGIAPKFPVKMKTALPVKELYPGIPAELYLNVENHFASEAEFAFEWPEDKCVEWANRAVRFTLPAKGKASVPVSFILRSYGLYS, encoded by the coding sequence ATGACAACAAATTCCACCGCGGAACAAATCCGCATTATCGAATATGACCCTTCCTACGCTGGGGCGCTCGCTGATATGTGGAACTGCAGCAACGAAAGTTGGGGAGGCGGCACCAAGCTGAGAACGGAGGACACTGTGCGCCGGGAGATGGAGATTTCGTCCAATCTTCATGCGTTTCTCGCCGTCGATGGCAAGGAGGTTGTCGGCTTCTGCAGTTTCGCCCATTACCGTCATGACGAAGGGGCCCTGTATGTACCGCTGTTGAATGTGCGGCCCGATTATCACGGCTACAAGGTCGGCCGCAATCTGATCTTGAATGCCGTCCGCAAGACAGTTGAAGCAGGGTGGCCACGCCTAGATCTGTTTACCTGGGCAGGCAACACCAAAGCCGTGCCGATGTACAAGAAATGTGGGTTCTTCTGGGAAAAAAATGATGATTACGTCCACTTGATGAACTTCATTCCGACCATCTTGCAAACCGAAGCGCTCGCTCCTTATTTTGAGGAACTCGATTGGTATGCAGACAGCACCCGCGAGCTCGTCATCGAGCCGGATGGTCGTAGGGAGCGCGGCTTCGATTTTTTTGAATACACCTGGGGTAAGGGAGATCTCTTCGTACGAGCGGAATTCGAAAAGTCCGGTCGAGGGCTGACCGCTCTGGACACGCCTGACTATGCAATCTCCACCGAAATCGACGATCACGATCTTGTGTTCGGTTCCGCCTACAAGGTTTGCTATCGCATCAAGAACCGCTCGGCTTCCGAGCTGGCAATTGAGATTAATGGCCAGGACGACAAGAGTATTCGTTTTGCGCTGACTGCTGCACAAACGATCGCTCCGGGAGAAACGGTCATCGTGGAGGGGGAATTCGAGCTTATCCCGGTCCAGGAGGAGCAGAATGACAAGAAGACCCATCCCGTTGTGATGAGCCAATGGATTATCGGTGGCAAGCGGGCCGAGTTCCGCATAGGCATCGCTCCGAAATTTCCGGTAAAGATGAAGACGGCGCTGCCAGTCAAGGAGCTTTATCCGGGCATTCCGGCCGAGCTATATTTGAACGTGGAGAACCATTTTGCCTCGGAAGCGGAGTTTGCTTTTGAATGGCCAGAGGATAAATGCGTGGAATGGGCCAATCGTGCGGTACGCTTCACGCTTCCAGCTAAGGGCAAAGCCTCTGTCCCGGTATCCTTCATCTTGCGGTCCTACGGACTCTACTCGTGA
- a CDS encoding amidohydrolase family protein: MPIIDIHIHLSDIDSFHQTAIDQSKVDYTAAGLKAEFDKNDVILGIGMGVTEQTKGAFPDSSSPNPMGLDLEDSIPPFLMECVGINPNMLIGKHALEELDRIEARLQAPEVAGIKLYAGYYHHYVYDKIYTPIYELAAKYGMPVVIHTGDTYSMNGLLKYSHPLTVDELAYQQRGVNFMICHLGDPWVMDAAEVVAKNPNVYADLSGLVVGDRPHFERFMNEPLFMDHFRRALVYCDHYEKMLFGTDWPLAPIDQYAEFVRRLVPEQYHEKVFYENAFGLFPRIQQRIAAL, from the coding sequence ATGCCGATCATTGACATTCATATTCATCTGTCGGACATCGACAGTTTTCATCAAACCGCGATTGATCAATCTAAGGTTGATTACACCGCCGCCGGCCTCAAGGCAGAGTTTGACAAGAACGACGTCATTCTCGGCATCGGAATGGGTGTTACGGAGCAGACGAAGGGAGCCTTTCCCGATTCCAGTTCACCCAATCCGATGGGGCTTGACTTAGAAGATAGCATTCCACCATTTTTAATGGAATGCGTCGGCATCAATCCGAACATGCTCATCGGGAAGCACGCTCTGGAGGAGCTGGACCGGATCGAAGCAAGGCTGCAAGCTCCCGAAGTAGCGGGAATCAAGCTGTATGCCGGGTATTATCATCATTACGTCTATGACAAAATCTACACACCGATCTATGAATTGGCTGCAAAGTACGGTATGCCCGTGGTGATTCATACTGGCGATACCTACTCGATGAACGGATTACTCAAGTATTCGCATCCGCTTACCGTAGATGAATTGGCTTACCAGCAGCGCGGCGTGAACTTCATGATCTGCCATCTGGGTGATCCCTGGGTGATGGATGCCGCCGAAGTGGTGGCCAAGAACCCGAACGTCTACGCCGATTTGTCCGGACTTGTCGTCGGCGATCGGCCCCATTTTGAACGGTTTATGAACGAACCGCTGTTCATGGACCATTTTCGCCGGGCGCTGGTGTACTGTGATCATTACGAGAAAATGTTGTTCGGAACCGACTGGCCGCTCGCACCGATCGACCAGTATGCTGAATTCGTCCGCAGGCTCGTGCCTGAGCAGTATCACGAGAAGGTATTTTACGAGAATGCCTTTGGACTGTTTCCGCGTATTCAGCAGCGGATCGCGGCGCTTTGA
- a CDS encoding MFS transporter, translating to MNETMFNVSLPDIAAYFDIAPSAANWTNTCFSLSFAIGIAVYGKISEHTGMKKLLLFGMLTYGFGSIVGLWCHTWYPGVLIARFFQGVGASAVPSLIMVIIVKIVEPGKQGKAFGLIGSVVAFGEGLGPVIGGAISDYIHWSLLFALPLLSLLALPFVLRTLPDETSERKSFDITGAVLLSVGILSFALFTTLYHWIYLTASLVLFELLALHIRRQQAPFLEPFLFRKKKYITGVLTGALLLGTVAGFFSMVPYLMRAVHHMPTGLIGSAILFPGTLSVILFGMLGGMLADRRGHITAMLSGLGMIVAGFLIVLFYTDRAPWLITGSMILTFGGLPFVKTVISASVAKTLEPDEAGSGMGMLNFACFLAEGIGIAGVGGLLTKPWLNSPLIATVTSQTAALYSNMMLIFIALVTLGGLLFALSYKRNRQ from the coding sequence ATGAACGAAACCATGTTTAACGTATCATTGCCAGATATTGCCGCTTATTTTGATATTGCACCGTCAGCGGCCAATTGGACCAATACCTGCTTCTCGCTATCCTTTGCCATTGGCATCGCTGTGTACGGCAAGATATCGGAACATACAGGCATGAAAAAGCTGCTGTTATTCGGTATGCTGACCTACGGTTTCGGTTCGATTGTCGGCCTATGGTGTCATACCTGGTATCCAGGCGTGCTGATCGCGCGTTTTTTTCAGGGAGTTGGCGCTTCGGCAGTTCCATCGCTTATTATGGTGATCATCGTCAAGATTGTCGAACCGGGAAAACAGGGCAAGGCGTTCGGCCTGATTGGCTCTGTGGTTGCATTTGGCGAGGGGCTCGGCCCGGTCATCGGAGGTGCGATTTCCGACTACATTCATTGGTCCTTGTTATTTGCACTGCCATTGCTGTCGCTGCTAGCCCTTCCTTTCGTACTACGAACACTGCCTGACGAGACTTCGGAAAGAAAATCATTCGATATTACCGGCGCCGTTCTGCTGTCCGTTGGCATTCTCTCGTTTGCGCTGTTCACGACGTTGTACCATTGGATTTACCTGACTGCAAGCCTGGTTCTGTTCGAGCTTCTCGCTCTTCATATCCGTCGGCAGCAGGCACCGTTCCTGGAACCGTTCCTGTTTCGGAAGAAAAAGTATATTACCGGTGTGCTCACCGGTGCCTTGCTGCTCGGCACGGTCGCTGGTTTCTTTTCCATGGTTCCTTATCTGATGAGGGCGGTGCACCATATGCCGACCGGCCTCATTGGAAGCGCCATTCTGTTCCCGGGCACATTGAGCGTCATCTTGTTCGGGATGCTTGGCGGGATGCTGGCTGACCGCCGGGGCCATATCACCGCGATGTTGTCCGGGCTCGGCATGATTGTCGCCGGATTTCTGATCGTACTCTTCTATACGGACCGAGCGCCTTGGCTTATTACAGGTTCGATGATCCTGACGTTTGGCGGTCTTCCGTTTGTAAAAACTGTAATTTCGGCAAGTGTCGCCAAGACGTTAGAACCGGATGAAGCAGGTTCCGGCATGGGCATGCTCAACTTCGCCTGTTTCCTTGCCGAAGGTATTGGCATTGCCGGTGTGGGCGGACTGCTGACGAAGCCGTGGCTGAACTCTCCCCTAATCGCGACCGTAACCAGTCAAACAGCCGCGCTTTACAGCAATATGATGCTAATTTTTATTGCGCTCGTGACGTTAGGCGGCCTCCTGTTCGCCCTGTCGTACAAGCGCAATCGTCAATGA
- a CDS encoding ABC transporter permease → MKKTGQKRLRTRWRKQDTELTLLALPTTVWYILFCFLPMFGIIIAFKNFKITGGFLSNVFNSSWSGFKNFEFLFKSNDAWIIIRNTLGYNLLFIILNIVIPVTLALMIGHLHNRRAGKVYQTMMFLPYFLSWVVISAVIWAFLSFDKGIANQMLIQMGSEPVNWYMEPKYWPFFLVFMNIWKGLGYGMVVYLATITGIDSTYYEAAVIDGASIWQQTKYITLPMMKLVIVMMFILAVGRIFYTDFGLFFQVPRDSNSLFNVTTTIDVLVYKQLKTATVGMASAAAFVQSVMGCLTILLANWIVRRIDPDSAMM, encoded by the coding sequence ATGAAAAAGACTGGACAAAAACGCTTGCGAACGCGCTGGCGCAAACAGGATACCGAGCTGACGCTCTTAGCGTTGCCAACTACGGTTTGGTATATATTGTTCTGCTTCTTGCCGATGTTCGGCATTATCATCGCCTTCAAGAATTTCAAAATAACGGGAGGATTTCTGAGCAATGTCTTCAATAGCTCATGGTCCGGATTCAAAAATTTTGAATTCCTGTTCAAGTCCAATGATGCCTGGATTATTATCCGCAACACACTGGGCTATAATCTCTTGTTCATTATTCTCAACATTGTAATTCCCGTGACCTTAGCGCTGATGATTGGTCATCTGCATAACCGTAGAGCGGGTAAAGTCTATCAAACGATGATGTTCTTGCCTTACTTCCTATCCTGGGTAGTTATCTCTGCAGTCATTTGGGCTTTCTTGAGCTTCGACAAGGGGATTGCGAACCAGATGTTGATCCAGATGGGCAGCGAACCCGTGAACTGGTATATGGAGCCCAAATATTGGCCGTTCTTTTTAGTTTTCATGAATATATGGAAGGGTCTGGGCTACGGTATGGTTGTATATCTGGCTACCATTACCGGTATTGATAGTACTTACTATGAGGCGGCCGTCATTGACGGGGCTTCCATTTGGCAGCAGACCAAGTATATCACTCTGCCGATGATGAAGCTGGTTATTGTGATGATGTTCATTTTAGCGGTCGGCCGGATCTTCTATACGGATTTTGGTTTGTTCTTCCAGGTCCCGAGGGATTCCAACTCTTTATTTAACGTAACCACCACCATAGACGTGTTGGTGTATAAACAGCTCAAGACCGCTACCGTCGGCATGGCATCTGCTGCCGCATTTGTGCAATCCGTTATGGGCTGTCTGACCATTCTACTCGCCAACTGGATCGTTCGCAGAATAGATCCGGACAGCGCGATGATGTAA
- a CDS encoding carbohydrate ABC transporter permease: protein MASRAEGMTGLEKFNRIGKGMNVLFHLIFILIALVCVVPLLVVLSISLSSEESIRQTGYHMIPTMLSTESYSFVIQQGTMILRALGVSVLVTVVGTVLGVLLTTSMGYVLSQSNYKLKGLLTWVVFIPMVFNGGLVSSYYINSNLLGLKDTVWALILPLAVSSFNVIICKTFFKSTIPDGLIESAEIDGASQFRIFFSIILPISLPVLATIGLFLCFAYWNDWFQSMLYINNQDLYSLQALLNNLMSNVDALAKNASSMGVSYSMLVATMPKETARMAVAILIVLPVAFAYPFFQKYFISGLTVGAIKG, encoded by the coding sequence ATGGCATCAAGAGCTGAAGGAATGACGGGTCTTGAGAAGTTTAACCGAATTGGTAAAGGAATGAATGTTCTTTTTCACCTGATTTTTATACTAATCGCTCTGGTCTGTGTGGTCCCTTTGTTAGTGGTCCTCTCCATCTCGCTTTCGAGTGAAGAATCCATCAGGCAGACGGGATATCATATGATTCCAACCATGTTATCAACCGAGTCTTATAGCTTTGTCATCCAGCAAGGTACGATGATTCTTCGGGCATTAGGGGTATCGGTATTGGTTACCGTGGTTGGAACCGTTCTGGGCGTGCTCTTGACAACTTCGATGGGCTACGTACTTTCACAATCGAATTACAAATTAAAAGGACTGCTGACCTGGGTCGTCTTTATCCCGATGGTATTTAACGGCGGCTTGGTATCCAGCTACTATATTAACTCGAATCTGCTTGGACTGAAGGATACGGTTTGGGCACTTATATTACCGTTAGCGGTGTCCTCCTTTAACGTAATTATTTGTAAAACTTTCTTCAAAAGCACGATTCCAGATGGACTCATCGAATCGGCGGAAATAGATGGCGCCAGTCAGTTTCGTATCTTTTTCTCAATCATTTTACCTATATCACTGCCGGTCTTGGCGACCATCGGTCTGTTTCTATGCTTTGCTTATTGGAATGATTGGTTCCAATCCATGCTGTATATCAACAATCAGGATCTCTATTCACTGCAGGCCTTGCTGAATAATTTGATGAGCAATGTAGATGCGCTGGCCAAAAATGCGTCCAGCATGGGCGTCAGCTATTCGATGCTAGTCGCTACTATGCCGAAAGAGACCGCACGGATGGCTGTGGCGATTCTGATCGTACTTCCTGTAGCCTTTGCGTATCCTTTCTTCCAGAAATACTTTATTTCCGGTTTAACGGTGGGAGCTATCAAAGGTTGA
- a CDS encoding ABC transporter substrate-binding protein: MKKSWKLLSTLCIVMLLMSSLAACGGSNSKSEGSGGDANSTAQTNSGNTDKAKETADIPTLVWWTIGGQVPDNFDKAIAAMNEYTAEKIGVKIDIKVASWGDWDTKINTIVNTGEPFDIMFTNNTKYNQQVSMGAFADISDLVQSESPELYKLIPEKVWDGTKIDGKIYSVPTYKDSSVTQYWVFDNKFVQKYGIDLNNIKTLQDLDKPLRDMKAGEGKSFYPLPLTQSDGFSGFMNSYDDLTLGLQPIGVKFDDPSRKVVSALEQPDVMENLKLLHQWYKDGIINPDAPTKGEPDKGRAFFSAQAFPGAEANWQITEGVEKYDMVKTFGPLFTTSTIQGSLNAISSNSKYKKEALKYLELVNTDPKLRNMLAFGELGVDYDNVNGEKVIERKTDTWPLAAYTQGTFFDLAVTKGAPEDQWEQVRKLNEEASSSSILGFALDISNLSTEVANTKAVWDKYRYELMTGASDPEVMVPKIVAEMKAAGMEAIMKAAQEQIEAYFK, translated from the coding sequence GTGAAAAAATCATGGAAGCTTCTATCTACACTCTGCATTGTCATGCTGTTAATGTCGTCTCTTGCCGCATGCGGCGGCTCGAATTCCAAGTCCGAAGGCTCTGGCGGAGATGCGAATTCCACAGCTCAGACAAACTCGGGCAATACGGACAAGGCGAAAGAAACAGCTGATATTCCTACTCTGGTATGGTGGACGATCGGGGGGCAGGTTCCAGATAATTTTGATAAAGCAATCGCTGCCATGAACGAGTATACAGCGGAGAAGATTGGTGTCAAAATCGATATCAAGGTGGCGAGCTGGGGCGATTGGGATACCAAGATCAACACGATTGTGAACACGGGTGAGCCTTTTGACATTATGTTCACGAACAATACGAAATACAATCAACAGGTGTCGATGGGAGCTTTTGCCGATATCTCGGACTTGGTTCAAAGCGAATCGCCTGAATTATACAAACTTATTCCTGAAAAGGTCTGGGATGGAACCAAGATCGACGGCAAAATTTACTCTGTTCCAACCTATAAAGACTCGTCAGTGACTCAGTATTGGGTATTTGATAACAAATTCGTACAGAAATACGGTATTGATTTGAATAACATCAAAACGTTACAGGATCTTGACAAGCCTTTGCGAGACATGAAAGCTGGGGAAGGCAAAAGCTTCTATCCGCTGCCTTTGACCCAAAGTGATGGATTCAGCGGATTTATGAATAGTTATGATGATCTTACCCTTGGCCTGCAGCCAATCGGTGTGAAGTTTGATGATCCATCCCGCAAAGTCGTATCGGCATTGGAGCAACCTGATGTGATGGAAAATCTTAAACTGCTGCATCAGTGGTATAAGGATGGCATCATTAACCCGGACGCTCCTACTAAGGGAGAGCCGGATAAAGGCCGCGCGTTCTTTAGTGCTCAAGCGTTCCCTGGTGCAGAAGCGAACTGGCAGATTACTGAGGGCGTAGAAAAATACGACATGGTGAAAACCTTTGGTCCGCTGTTTACAACCAGTACGATTCAGGGTTCCTTAAATGCCATTTCCTCAAACTCTAAATATAAGAAGGAAGCTTTGAAATATCTCGAGCTGGTGAATACGGATCCGAAACTGCGTAATATGCTGGCCTTTGGTGAACTCGGTGTGGACTATGACAATGTGAATGGTGAGAAGGTGATCGAGCGGAAGACGGATACTTGGCCGTTAGCTGCTTATACACAAGGAACATTCTTTGATTTGGCTGTGACGAAGGGAGCTCCTGAAGATCAGTGGGAGCAAGTTCGCAAGCTGAATGAAGAAGCATCTTCCTCATCCATCTTGGGCTTTGCCTTGGATATTAGTAATCTATCTACCGAAGTAGCCAATACCAAGGCTGTCTGGGATAAATATCGCTATGAACTGATGACAGGCGCTTCCGATCCAGAAGTTATGGTTCCAAAGATTGTTGCTGAAATGAAAGCAGCAGGTATGGAGGCCATCATGAAGGCTGCCCAGGAACAGATTGAAGCTTATTTCAAATAA
- a CDS encoding sensor histidine kinase — MSFLQIKIYRGKFIAYTVFVVSIGLAIGILTCAILLYQWVDNARNEAASAFIRVENTFQYNADRIEAYMQRVYSNSGLMADVRCFLDHSAEGYLTSRLQESRYNQPLVSFPDDMKSFLYSGGQGDIIQVSLHTEQRGNVIRFDNNGSASFMFQLPNTDEAFQESIHKGFVYRKKLSDPNQISRQLGEFRFLVSSDRIFRNVSNYRVEQAAIVSASRDVYPIVGANRYTEELARQAVADGRSQGYLSMGGLNSVFFVTFSSTKFDYQFVGLVDLGMMIKDKAGVLLSVFLIVLSAMISVLMLIVHNLRDDARFLHHIIHSMGRVKTADFTPETPARYRRNEYEMISRELEDMSRQLDKYIRTEYLLKLKQQETEMKALQNQINPHFLYNTLEAIRSRALVNSDVDTSDAIAALGALYRDIVKHENIITIGKELSLLQEYLKIMEFKYPDRFYYQINVEKALLSLPTVKFWMQPLAENFFVHGFNPSNGFNLLVINGCEAEEHFILEIVDNGKWIAEERLNEIRDTLYRKDDTPVKSIGLHNVHTRLHFFYGEGYAMKIGNNEEAGVKISVIIPKEVGLHVQTSDCG; from the coding sequence TTGTCCTTTCTGCAGATTAAAATATATCGCGGCAAATTCATTGCTTATACGGTATTTGTAGTGTCTATCGGTTTGGCCATCGGCATTCTTACCTGCGCTATACTTCTGTATCAGTGGGTGGATAACGCCCGGAATGAGGCGGCCAGTGCCTTTATCCGCGTGGAAAATACATTCCAATATAATGCCGATCGTATCGAGGCCTATATGCAGCGGGTGTACTCCAACAGCGGTTTAATGGCCGATGTCCGCTGTTTTCTGGACCATAGCGCTGAAGGGTACCTTACCAGCAGGCTTCAGGAAAGCCGCTATAACCAGCCGCTCGTGTCTTTCCCGGATGATATGAAGTCTTTCTTGTATAGCGGGGGGCAGGGAGATATCATTCAAGTAAGCTTGCATACTGAGCAGCGGGGGAACGTGATCCGCTTTGACAACAATGGCAGTGCAAGCTTCATGTTCCAACTTCCTAACACGGACGAAGCTTTCCAAGAGTCTATTCATAAGGGATTTGTCTATCGTAAAAAATTGTCGGACCCTAACCAGATTTCGCGCCAGTTGGGCGAATTTCGATTTTTGGTCAGCAGTGACCGAATATTCAGAAATGTCAGCAATTATCGCGTTGAACAAGCGGCGATCGTCAGCGCATCCAGAGATGTTTACCCCATTGTCGGGGCAAATCGTTATACCGAAGAGTTGGCCCGTCAAGCGGTGGCGGATGGACGCAGCCAAGGATATCTTTCTATGGGTGGGCTTAACAGTGTCTTTTTCGTCACGTTTTCCTCTACCAAGTTCGATTACCAGTTCGTTGGCTTAGTAGATCTAGGCATGATGATTAAAGATAAAGCAGGTGTGCTTCTTAGTGTATTTCTTATTGTTCTGTCAGCCATGATCAGTGTGCTAATGCTTATTGTTCATAATCTAAGAGATGATGCCAGATTTCTCCATCATATTATTCATTCCATGGGACGAGTGAAAACGGCAGATTTTACGCCAGAGACACCCGCACGTTATCGACGCAACGAATATGAAATGATCTCAAGAGAATTAGAAGATATGTCCAGACAGCTGGATAAATATATCCGCACAGAATATCTGTTAAAGCTGAAGCAGCAAGAGACCGAAATGAAAGCGCTTCAAAATCAAATTAATCCGCACTTCCTATACAATACGTTAGAGGCGATCCGCTCGAGAGCATTAGTAAATAGCGACGTTGACACTTCTGATGCCATTGCAGCTCTGGGCGCCCTCTATCGCGACATAGTGAAACATGAAAATATTATTACCATTGGCAAAGAGCTGTCTTTACTGCAGGAATATCTCAAAATCATGGAGTTTAAATATCCGGACCGGTTTTATTATCAAATTAACGTAGAAAAGGCACTTTTGTCGCTGCCTACGGTTAAATTCTGGATGCAGCCTCTCGCTGAGAACTTTTTCGTTCACGGCTTTAATCCAAGCAATGGGTTCAATCTGTTAGTCATTAATGGATGTGAAGCAGAGGAGCATTTCATACTAGAAATTGTGGATAATGGCAAGTGGATTGCCGAGGAGCGGCTGAATGAAATCCGCGATACTTTATATCGCAAGGATGATACCCCAGTTAAGAGCATTGGTCTGCATAACGTGCATACCCGGCTGCATTTTTTCTATGGTGAGGGTTATGCCATGAAGATTGGGAATAACGAAGAAGCTGGTGTAAAGATTTCTGTAATCATTCCAAAGGAGGTCGGTTTACATGTACAAACTTCTGATTGTGGATGA